Genomic segment of Wolbachia endosymbiont (group A) of Longitarsus flavicornis:
GCTAGAGTAAAAATTTATGACTCTAATTGTTAATGATGTTCTTTTTAAATGTTTAAGCAGTTGAGCTACATTAGGATATTTTTAAGGTAATGACAAGATGTATATAACCATTATAGGAATAGGGTATGTAGGTTTAGTATCTTGTGCAATGTTATCAGAGCAGGGTCATAACGTTGATTGCATTGACATAAATACTAAGAAGATTGAATTATTGAAATTAGGAAAAATTCCTATATATGAGCCTGGATTAGCAGACTATTTAGAGAATAATATAAAGTTACAAAGGATAAGATTCTTCGATTCGTATTCTCAAATAAATCCCAACACAGAAGTAGTGTTTGTAACTGTAGATACTCCATCAGACTCCTTAGGAAATGCGGATTTAAAAAATGTATATAATTCAATAAGTAAAGTTTCTGAGAGAGTTAATCAAGATTGCTTAATAGTTATAAAATCAACTATTCCTCCTGGTACTACAAAAAATATATATAATTATTTATCTAATAAGGGCTACAACTTTGATTTGGGAGTTAATCCAGAGTTTCTCAAGCAAGGCTCTGCAGTATCAGATTTTTTATATCCAGATAGAATAATAATAGGAGTAAAAACTAAGCGAGCTAGAGTAAAACTAGAAGCTATATATAGATCATTTACAGATAGGAATATTCCGTTAATAGTCACTGATACAGTTACAGCTGAAATGATTAAATATGCTTCTAATGCCTTTCTAGCAACAAAAATTGCTTTTATCAATGAAATGGCAGGTTTATGTGAGATGTTAGAAGCAGACATCGACCTTTTAGCTAATGGCATGGGGATGGACCATAGAATAGGTAGGGAATTTCTAAAAGCTGGCCCAGGATTTGGAGGATCCTGTTTTCCTAAAGATTTGTCAGCTTTGATAAGGATTGCTGAAGATCATAATGTCAAGCTACAAATTTTAAATTCAGTTAAGGAATCTAACTATAATCATATAACAAACATCGCTAAAAAGGTAGAATATGCTCTAAATGGAGCTCAAAATAAAAAAATAGCGATATGGGGGCTAACTTTTAAACCTGGTACTGATGATGTAAGAAATAGTCCAGCTATAGATGTCGCAAAATTGTTAGTGAATAACAACGCTAAAATTACTGCATATGACCCAGTGGGAATGAATAATGCTAGGCAAGTTCTAAAGGATATAGAGTACGCGGATAACGCTATAGAAGCTGCAAGGGGCGCAGAAGCCTTGTTATTGTTAACGGAGTGGAGGGAATTTAAAAGTCAAGACTTTGTAATTTTAAAGGATGTTATGGCTACACCTAATATTTTTGACTTTCGTAATTTATTAGATAGTGAACTGTTGCTAAGATATGGTTACAATGTTTACTCTCTGGGCAAAAAATCTAAGTTTACCTGGGAAGTTTAATGTTAAGAAATATTCCCTATGTCAACTTTATGCAGTTGTTTTAGGTTCCTGCTTGATAATACGCAAAAGCAAATGGATATAATAACAGAACAAATAAAGAAGAATGAGAACATCATGTTATTACCAAAACATTCCACAAGTAACCCTAAAACTACACATGAAAATATTGAACTTGCAATATACCCAAATAATCCTGTCAAGCTTACAATTGTACATACATTATTTTGTGGAGCAATGTCTACAGCTATAACACCTGTTAGTACTTGTACTCCAAATATAAAAAATCCTGATAAAGCTGCACCAAGACTCATAAGAACTATGTTTTGACAAAAGTTCATTCCAATAAAAGTGAGTGCTATACCCAGCATGTAAAGTAATGCTAGCAAACTTCTATTTTGAAAGAAATACATATCACTAATTCTTCCTGTGATTAAAGTTCCAAGGATTCCACCCAAATCATAGACACCTGTGATTAGTGAGGATTGTACAAGAGAGATTTGTAATCTATCTTTTAAAATTATAGGAAACCAAAAGAAGATTCCCATTTTTATAATATAAGTACAAAAAGTAGCATAACATAGAAACCATATGGAACTTGTCACCTTAATGCCAATTTTAGGTTTCTGCACCTTATAGATAGTAGGAGTAGTACTTTCTCTGTAATATGCTTTTAATGTTATGTAAATTCCAAAAAGTAAGCATAAGAGGCCAGAATACAAAAATGCACTTTTTACACCATATATTTTGATTATACTTGGTAACACAATTAAAGTAAGGCAAGAACCAAGTTGCTGAGATGCACTCATAACCCCCCACAATGATGCAATTGAAGAGATACTAGAGTTTGTAATCATAAACTTGGTAATAGCTGGCCAACCTACTCCTTGTGCCCAAGCTAATAATATCAATGTTAACAGTAATAAGGTTAGGTTATTGTATGATAAAATTATACCAATGGTTGATATTCCAGTTACAATATTGCATAGCCCAAACATAAATAATGGATTATCTTTGAAGTCCATGATTATCCCGTTAAAGAATTTCGATACTCCGTAAAAAAAAGAAAAGCAGGCAAAAAA
This window contains:
- a CDS encoding UDP-glucose dehydrogenase family protein, encoding MYITIIGIGYVGLVSCAMLSEQGHNVDCIDINTKKIELLKLGKIPIYEPGLADYLENNIKLQRIRFFDSYSQINPNTEVVFVTVDTPSDSLGNADLKNVYNSISKVSERVNQDCLIVIKSTIPPGTTKNIYNYLSNKGYNFDLGVNPEFLKQGSAVSDFLYPDRIIIGVKTKRARVKLEAIYRSFTDRNIPLIVTDTVTAEMIKYASNAFLATKIAFINEMAGLCEMLEADIDLLANGMGMDHRIGREFLKAGPGFGGSCFPKDLSALIRIAEDHNVKLQILNSVKESNYNHITNIAKKVEYALNGAQNKKIAIWGLTFKPGTDDVRNSPAIDVAKLLVNNNAKITAYDPVGMNNARQVLKDIEYADNAIEAARGAEALLLLTEWREFKSQDFVILKDVMATPNIFDFRNLLDSELLLRYGYNVYSLGKKSKFTWEV
- a CDS encoding MFS transporter gives rise to the protein MNFVFFQYLLFFFGYVLLYFSRQSIPIALPLLIDTDHVKLSYFFACFSFFYGVSKFFNGIIMDFKDNPLFMFGLCNIVTGISTIGIILSYNNLTLLLLTLILLAWAQGVGWPAITKFMITNSSISSIASLWGVMSASQQLGSCLTLIVLPSIIKIYGVKSAFLYSGLLCLLFGIYITLKAYYRESTTPTIYKVQKPKIGIKVTSSIWFLCYATFCTYIIKMGIFFWFPIILKDRLQISLVQSSLITGVYDLGGILGTLITGRISDMYFFQNRSLLALLYMLGIALTFIGMNFCQNIVLMSLGAALSGFFIFGVQVLTGVIAVDIAPQNNVCTIVSLTGLFGYIASSIFSCVVLGLLVECFGNNMMFSFFFICSVIISICFCVLSSRNLKQLHKVDIGNIS